The Phragmites australis chromosome 13, lpPhrAust1.1, whole genome shotgun sequence DNA window TCCCGTCCTTTGACGTCATCAGGTTCAAACCAGGGAAGAAAAATCATTGGCCAGACGATTCcaatatttttgatttttttgttttaccGGTTGGAACGGATAATTTTCTTTACCATCTAAATATTTTGGCTTTTAATTCCTGCTAACGACATACTGGTATATCACTATGATTATACTttcttatttatatattattatgtgtagttttttatattaaatGATTTGTAACCATCGGtgttattttctaaaaaaattgaacCATTTTTTAAATTgactaaaatatttatttatcacTAATAAAATTCTAATAAACTCGTTTATAGGTAACCTTAGAAAATTTCTACTAAAACACTCGTTCACGCTGGACCAGCGAATCGTTTAGAAAATTTCTACTGCCAGTGAACACCCCCAGTGACCAACGGGGAAACCTCCCTCCCCCACGTGCCTATCCTCTCGCTCGCCCCCATGCCGCGCGATCAAAATCACACAGAGCATCCAAGGCTCGCTCGTGTATATAAGCAGTGGTGTTGGTAGCCTTCTCTTCAGACCACCACACTGACCAGAGCCAAGCAGAAGAGCTTGCAGTGCGGAGTGAGAGAACGAGTGGCAAGGCCGTTCTGCTGCTGGCCCTAGTGGCCGTGAGCCTGGCCGTGGAGATCCAGGCCGATAGCGGCTACGGCGGCGGGTACACGCCGACGCCGGCCACCCCCACCCCTAAGCCGGAGAAGCCTCCAAAGGGCCACAAGCCTGAGAAGCCGCCCAAGGAGCACAAGCCGTCGCCATCACACAAGCTGCCCAAGGAGCACAAGCCCCCCTCCGGCCACAAGCCTAAGCCAACTCCGCCCGTGTACACTCCGATCCCGAAGCCGACGCCCCCCACGTACACTCCGACGCCCAAACCAACTCCACCCACATACACTCCCACCCCGAAGCCGACGCCGCCTACCTACACCCCGACTCCCAAGCCGACGCCGCCGACGTACACTCCCACGCCAAAGCCCACTCCTCCGACGTACACGCCGACGCCAAAGCCCACTCCTCCCACCTACACCCCGACCCCCAAGCCTACGCCGCCGACGTACATCCCGACACCCAGGCCAACTCCACCCACCTACGCTCCGACCCCCAAGCCGAAGCCTCCGACGTACACCCCGACCCCAAAGCCGAAGCCTCCGACGTACACCCCGACCCCAAAGCCAACTCCACCAACCTACGCTCCAACCCCCAAGCCGAAGCCTCCGACGTACGCCCCTACGCCCAAGCCCACTCCGCCGACCTACACCCCGACGCCGAAGCCGACGCCGCCTACGTACACCCCGACCCCAAAGCCAACTCCACCAACCTACACCCCGACGCCGAAACCCACACCACCGACGTACACGCCGACCCCCAAGCCCAAGCCAGCGCCACCAACCTACACCCCTACCCCTAAGCCGACGCCGCCAACCTACACTCCGACGCCCAAGCCCAAGCCAACGCCACCAACCTACACCCCCACCCCTAAGCCGACGCCGCCAACCTACACTCCGACGCCCAAGCCGACGCCGCCAACCTACACTCCGACGCCCAAGCCCACACCGCCAACCTACACCCCCAAGCCCCCGACGCACAAGCCCACTCCGCCGTCCTACACCCacagcccgccgccgccgccctacTACAACTGAGATCCGCTACTCTACTGTCAAGCTCGGAGCATAGGTACGTCACTTGCATGCGCTTTTTCTCTTTGGTCCTGTCAAATCTGGTTGATCTATAAAGAAAAGGCGCTTCTTTAATTTGTGCTGCAGAAGGCGATCGATCCTAGAGTTGTGCGAGCCGGCCAAGATGAGCTGAGGCCTTGATCCTCCTATTGTACGCGTTTGCTGCCATCCTAGCAAGAGGAGAATAATGCAGACTGCTCCCTATGTTTTCTTATGTCCTGCTTAGTCTGTGTTCGTCGAAGTCTTAGCAGCCGTATTGTGTGGGTAATGGTATTGCTACTATTGCTTTGTTACTGTAAAACCATAATAACTATGGAAATGCAAGTAAAAGATAGTATTTTCCTCAGCTCCGTGCACTGCATTGTCAGCGATTTTTCTCATCTCTCCTTAGCGATGTGACGAGATGTGATGTTTCCATGTCAGAGATGCTCAACTCATACAGAGCAATACTCTGCATATCTTTAATAGCATGCGCCACAGTAACAAAGATTCACTCGGCCATGATAAATACTCGTTTCAGACAGAGTCAATGAGGGTACGAGCGGCGTGACGCTATTTAGTAATAACCCAATCCTCTGATCGCGCCGGTGCAGCATGCATGCCGACCTGCGGCGACATGTGGTGTCACGCTGCTGCTACAGTCTAACGTTGGCGCCCATGCTCTGCAGAGCACCCATGCTTCCGTGACTTCGCAGTTTGCCCGAAGATTTTGGAGAAACAGATGCGTCTGGGCGAAGCACACAGGCGTAGTACGGTAGTAGTGAACATCACGGTAACAAGGTAACAGGTTCCTCAGCAAGTCAGCAATCTCAACTTTTTCTAGTCTAGCTATCACAAATAAGATTGAAAAAGATGCTGGAAAAAATAACACAATCACACATTTTAGTGAGATGATTAATATGTAAAACTCGGCTTCACAATAAGAAATCCATAAATGAAAACCAGTCAGATGAGAACTGATGTTTGAGATGATCATATGCgatttctaaaccctaatgtTATGTGATCAACTAAGCTAGCCAATGCATATAGCCAAATGCCATGCTGTCCTGGATCTTTAAAAAAGGCCACATTTTGGAACGACATGTTTCTACCTCTGTCGGAACTAGCTATTTCCTAGTAGGAAATTTTAACCGCTTTCCAGTCATTAAACCCAGAATGCACATGTTCATGCAAGTGCCATAACCTGGATAAATTTTATTGTGTAACCAACCAACAAAACTCCATTTTAGGAGttatgaaaaaatctaaaaaaaatatgatagtgCAGACTGCAGAGTATGATATCATCTattatcatataaaatttgagcTCAAGAAACAACttatataaatagaaaaaagagagatatcattgtAAATAGTAcctgttattaatcactaaattttctgctctctttttttcttcctctagTTTGTGTAACTATTACACAATAAATTTCTTTGTAACCATCGCTCCATATAGCACTGCTTTGAAAATCGTTTGTCCTTTCCCAAActcatcataattttttcacagtAGTGCAGTACACCGTATTTCCGTGAATTTATTCCAATCACGGTAGTCTCGGGGTCACACGGATCGGATATCTTTTTCATACGGCCACATGGGTTTGTCGACGAATGTCAGAGATGCCTGGACCCTGGAActaattttgagaaaattaaaaacttttccTACCACACCTCTCACTGACAAAAAGGGCACAAACATGCAAAAGCAGAAGGACCAAAAGAAAGCAcggatgcaaaaaaaaaaaaccttatttaATTGAAATTGATGCTGTTCAGTAAGAAATTTGGTAGACAGTTTGATAAATCAGGACCGACTCAATGCAGAGGTGAAATATGCTGAATACATATATAAGAGTTAGGATATATAttgaatatatacatgtatCAGAGTTAGTTATAGATATGTTTGAGTTATAATTAGATAGGATTATAGATATAGTGATAGTTAAATTTCTATTTTTAAACTTATAAATATTAAGCATCACATGTATAATCGCGAGATGATAATAGATGAATAAGAGGATAGCATCAGTAGTCGTACTCAGAAGACATAGACAAGATGATTaaacctaaaaaaaaaatcctacctTGATGCGTTAGTCTTGTGTTTGGGTTGACGATGGTTGTATTTGTGTTAAAACCCTAACATTAGTCGTAGGCATGTTCTCTTATTATCCGTTTGACTCGATAGACGGGCTACGGTGAAAATGTCACGCAGCAAAACTAGAGATGTGACATAGGCCATGTCATAATCACTCACGGTATATATTTTGATATGGCTTAAAGCAAGACACAACACtaaatattttgatctataaGGGTTGTGCTATGTTTAGATTTTGGTATGATAAACTACTGGTATGATATGATGGTTTAATTGTGCATGTGTCGATATGGTACGGAAAATATATgacataatatatatttattttttttgtttatctttTAATCTCTCTGGTTAAAACATGAAATACTAATAGAGATGTGTGATTAGAagaaatataaatatgagtgataaaaaataaatacaataTGTAGTATGTATGAGCACGagaataataaatataaaattataagaaataaatatgtaagtattaTAAGCGATATTAACATAACCGTATCTGATATGACGGGCCAAGAGTCATGTTCAGATCTTACTGAAGTTGACTCGTGCTAATAATACACAGCATAATAAATCGATCGTGAGACACGAGCTATGACGGGATGACACCGTGCCGGTTTAAGTCTTAGGATAATGACTAGCGCGTGGGTGCGGTGAAAAATAAtcctacatgcatgcattgattAGCGGCAACATGACTCTGGTACGGTTAACGTTGCAGGCGTAGGGTATGGTAGGTCGAAGTGATGGTGCTCCTGCTCTGCCGCACTGAAACGTACGTATCGTGCAACTTGTCTAGTGAGCAGTTAGCAGAGCTACAGGAGGGAATAGGAACCAGCCCCACCACGGTTTCGAGACAACGCAGAGCAGCTGCGCCGAAGGCATGCGCGAACGTACAGTAGCCGCCGGAGACGACGGGGGCCATGGATCAGAAGGATCGATAAAAAGCAAAGGTACAGATGCTTCcacacaacaaacaaacaatCCTCGAAAACCGCGTCGGGAATCGATGGACTGCACGCGGGGCCCGCTCCCATCGCTGACTGTTGCAGACGGAGCACGAGCTGGAGTGGTGGCAACGGGGGAGTGAAACAGCTGACGAGCACCATCAGATCGAGATCATCGACGCAGTCGCCGAGCCGCGACCATCCGCCGCGCCGCTCGATGACAAGGGCGCGGGGTCCGGGCTTTGACCGGCAGCCAGGGAGCGCGGCGCATCTCATCGCATCGCAGTTACGCCGACACCACCGGGGGACATGGGCCGGACCGGCGGGGTTGGGCGGGCGGATCAGGACGAGCGGGAAGCCAGCGACAACGCGACGCAACAAAAGGCCAGGACCAATTGTTTACGCGAGTGCGATGCGGAGAATGAAACGAACTCGGCGCTGTGGCAGGCGACAGCGTGGATTGCGGTGAAGCCGACAACTCGAGACTTCGCCATCCAGGGTTATGATCGACCATCTAATCTAGCCTCCCTACATGTACTAGTACTAGCCATTTTTTATTCGTGCTTGTTTGGTCATTTCCTGCTCTTCACCTCTACCCATCCTTCCGATCATAAAGATTAAAGTTTTAATCAccaataaattttaaaatatttaatttaaaaatataaaaatcataccattagatttatcaaaaataataaACACGTTGTACAGTCGACGCGTGATGACCCTCGGATAAGGATTGAACTGTGCTTGAGTTGTCTTTCACCTCCGACCAAAAAGATTGCAGCACAGCACTCCGCCTTTCTCGCCTCTCTCCCGTCCCGcccatctcctccctctccctaccCATCCAGTTGCCTCCCGTCGCCCATGGCTGGCGATGTTCCCATCGCCTCGCCACCCTGCCATCGGTCCAGCCTGCCGCCAGATGACCTCCCTCTAAGCCTGAAGCATATAATTCCCATGCCAGAACACGTACCCCGCCACTAGCTTTTTCGAGCCAGCACAGATTTGGACGTCGACCGTAATCGGGTCGATTTCAGTCGGTTGATGTCTAGCGAACgtgtatatatttttattagatattatagttatattctaataaaaataatagttaaaattgTACATCAAAAaccatgaaaaataaaaaaaaatatcacggGAGGGGGCAGTTTATTCCAGTGAAATTATTGTCCCGAGAGGGGGCTACGACAGACGTGCAATGGATGGGCGTGATTAGGTGCAGTGCCGAGTGCCGCCGAGTGGCTGTTTCCTTTTTTCGTAACCCACGGCGGCAAATCAGGGCGTGCCGAGCGACGCCGAATCATGAGCCGACTGCAGAGAGCCACACGTCAAGCGCGTCGTGGTTCCAGATCCATCGCGCAGGTCGGTACGCGACATTGTCTCACGGAGGAGAGGCTCATCGTCCTCGAAACCTTTTTGCATGGAGACCGGAGATGGAGGGTTGTGATTCGGCGCGATGCTTTTGAGTTCGTGACGGGAGCAGGAAATGACCAAACACGATGGATGGAGCAAACGATGGTGTGCCGTATTAGCTGGTCTGTGCGCATGGACCAGAAACCGTGTACGTACCTGTCTACCGTCTGAGACGACAAGCTGTGGAATCGATCTAGTAGCGAGAGAAAAGTTTCAGATCTCAGTGCAGTGAGTCGTGACCAGATCCACCAAAAGCACGACGCATGCCTTTCCGGTTGACCGTACCAGCAGACAGTTCCGTTCATGCCGGGACTGCCTACCGTCTAGCTTCGCCTAACATCAACTAGGCGTCTCGTGCAGCTCACATTGCTTGAAGCATAACGCAAAAAATGTAGTATTAGAATCGTCCTTTTGCAATGAACAGCAATGCACCAACGGAAAAAACTTCGATTTGTAAAGAAACTCAACTCGGTGGAGTTGACTAGATTGCTCATTCCTGCGTCCGGTCTGGAAGTCCCAATTCCCAAACTATGCTGTCAAAAGCTTCATACATATACGAGATCAGAGTCGCAACGACGCTTGCCGAAGCACTGTCTTGCAGCCATCGAGACCAACAGAAGAGTGCGATTTGCAATTCAGGATGAACCTGACACAGAAGAAACGGGAGTGTGAGCCACTCACAGAAGGTAAGTTCCTATTTTGGACGGACAGAAATAAGTTCCGCTAGTCAATGCTATTGCACTAGGAACTGCAAAACTTCAGATGCTTAAATTCATAAGCCTGTAACTACGAAACAAGGCTAAGCAGGAACAAGAGGAATGACAGAATTGAAGAAGTCAAGTTCAGACTTCTGTGGAACGCCAAAGCCAAGCTCATATCAATTCACTCATCCTCTTTATCTACCAAGGTTGATCTCTGCCAGACTGCCGACGATGGAATTTGTCAGCTGTCTCTGTCCAGAAAATTCTCCAATCCAAAGACCTACAAGGTCGAAGCCCACTCTGTAGTTTGGTCCAAACACACCTGTAGCCGCACAACAAAGACCAATGAGGTCCAAGCCCATTCGGAGTCGGTGTAAGGGATTCAGTTAAGCGGTACAAAACCTGTCAAACCTAACCGATCACTCGAGATGCTCCAAAAGATTTGGGTACAGAGATACATGGAAAAGAGAAAGCACGCTATTTGAACCAGATAACATCATTGGCCAATATCATGTGATTTTCACTCCTAAGTTAAAAGGTGCGATTCTATATTAGATATATGCTTATTTAACTTCAAAAACATGCAGAAGCCGAAGATAAATTTTTGTATGTTGTATAGGActataagagttaataaagtttccttaaaaaaacttcaaaaacatcatgcatgttacaagcATACCCTACCAGAACCCTTCAAAAAGCATATCCTACCGACGAAAAGTAAATGTGTACTACTCCAGCCTACAGAGGACCAAGGTCAGGTTGAGTCTCCATTTGGTCACTCTGAAGAGACAGCCTCACTCTGGTTGAGTCTCCAGCGTGAAATTTTCTAAAGTACAGTACCTGCTTCGAAGTCCAAGAACATGGAATTTGGGGCCCCGTGCAGCACGGCCCAGTCGGCGCTCCCGCATTCTCCGGAGTCCAAGCTCTTAAGTCTCAACCCAAGATAATGGGTTTGGTAACATCCAAGCTGAAGATTCAAACGGACACTACATATAAGGCGCCAAATGAGAGGAGCATCGGAGGCAAACCAAGCAGTGAAGGGAGCCAAGCATGGGCACCACAAACATGAACGTCATTGCCCTTCTCGTCGCTCTTGCCGCGACGCTCTCCTCATACTGCAGTGCCTCGTCGCCTCACTATGCCTTCCCGCCAATCGAAGCACCAGCTCAAGCGCCCTATGTCGCCGCTGACGGCACACCATGGATCTGAGAATAGGAAGCATCACCATCACGAGTTGCCACCGGTTGAGCCACCATCCTACAACAGTTCACCAGACCACAAACACCACGGTCACCAGGGCCACCATGGctaccatcaccaccaccatcatgAAGCTCCCGCAACCCCTTCCCCGACTCACCACCCTCCACTGCCACCTGCTTATCACGCACCGCCGCCTCATTTTCCACCcccaactcaccactcaccaccaCCCCCAGCTCACCACTCGTCGCCCCCACCTCCATCTCGCTATCCACCACATATTCCGCCACCTCCAACACACAAGTATCCGCCGCCACCGTCACCTTCTCATGGCAAggcaccaccacctccaaggGGCCACAGGAAATTTCCGCCACCACCTCAATCGATGTACTCGGCTATAGCGCCTGCACCGGCTGATTATAGTGCCATCTCACCATCCGAGCAAGCTCCCATACCACGCCATCCCTGATAATGCGTCTCCGCCACATCAAAATGGATCATCTCCACCATCGTATCTTTGATGCCGGGACCAAGATAAACACTTACCGCAGTTAGTAAGCTCGCAGTTAAACACTGGGCAAGAGATCAAACGCTCAATGCCTCAATAGCTACTTTGGAGGTCTTCTTTGCTTTTTCATCATATTTCATCGTCCAAACAGAAACTTAATGAATAAAGTGTGTACTTTGTTTGAAATAATGTTGTTGTTTAAGTTCTAAATTGAAACGTTTCTTTGTCATCTGGTTCCTGTGTCATGGGAAACATACTTACAACTTGTCCAGGTCTTTACTCTTACTTGTATATCATTGCTTATCTATCAGACCAGAATTTTTCGTTCGTGTTAATGAACTCATCGATAATTACTGTTATAACATCATCTGAAAAATAAAATGTAAGCTTAATAGACTCCAGTGTAACAATCAGATATATGGCAATCATCTAGTACCACTAAATTCAATTTATTTTC harbors:
- the LOC133889464 gene encoding extensin-like; this encodes MVFELGRPKPKGSRVVLVAFSSDHHTDQSQAEELAVRSERTSGKAVLLLALVAVSLAVEIQADSGYGGGYTPTPATPTPKPEKPPKGHKPEKPPKEHKPSPSHKLPKEHKPPSGHKPKPTPPVYTPIPKPTPPTYTPTPKPTPPTYTPTPKPTPPTYTPTPKPTPPTYTPTPKPTPPTYTPTPKPTPPTYTPTPKPTPPTYIPTPRPTPPTYAPTPKPKPPTYTPTPKPKPPTYTPTPKPTPPTYAPTPKPKPPTYAPTPKPTPPTYTPTPKPTPPTYTPTPKPTPPTYTPTPKPTPPTYTPTPKPKPAPPTYTPTPKPTPPTYTPTPKPKPTPPTYTPTPKPTPPTYTPTPKPTPPTYTPTPKPTPPTYTPKPPTHKPTPPSYTHSPPPPPYYN
- the LOC133889002 gene encoding LOW QUALITY PROTEIN: extensin-3-like (The sequence of the model RefSeq protein was modified relative to this genomic sequence to represent the inferred CDS: deleted 1 base in 1 codon); its protein translation is MGTTNMNVIALLVALAATLSSYCSASSPHYAFPPIEAPAQAPYAPLTAHHGSENRKHHHHELPPVEPPSYNSSPDHKHHGHQGHHGYHHHHHHEAPATPSPTHHPPLPPAYHAPPPHFPPPTHHSPPPPAHHSSPPPPSRYPPHIPPPPTHKYPPPPSPSHGKAPPPPRGHRKFPPPPQSMYSAIAPAPADYSAISPSEQAPIPRHP